The Camelus ferus isolate YT-003-E chromosome 32, BCGSAC_Cfer_1.0, whole genome shotgun sequence genome window below encodes:
- the CABP1 gene encoding calcium-binding protein 1 isoform X4, translated as MGNCVKSPLRNLSRKMRQEETSYTVVQMSEEGLAASGELPGPLLMLAQNCAVMHNLLGPACIFLRKGFAENRQPDRSLRPEEIEELREAFREFDKDKDGYINCRDLGNCMRTMGYMPTEMELIELSQQINMNLGGHVDFDDFVELMGPKLLAETADMIGVKELRDAFREFDTNGDGEISTSELREAMRKLLGHQVGHRDIEEIIRDVDLNGDGRVDFEEFVRMMSR; from the exons ATGCGCCAGGAGGAGACCAGCTACACGGTGGTACAGATGAGCGAGGAGGGGCTGGCAGCCAGCGGTGAGCTCCCCGGACCACTCCTGATGCTGGCCCAGAACTGTGCCGTCATGCACAACCTGCTGGGCCCGGCCTGCATTTTCCTGCGTAAGGGCTTCGCGGAGAACAGGCAGCCT GACAGATCACTGCGGCCGGAGGAGATTGAAG AGCTCCGGGAGGCCTTCAGAGAATTTGACAAGGACAAGGACGGCTACATCAACTGCCGGGACCTGGGCAACTGCATGCGCACCATGGGCTACATGCCCACCGAGATGGAGCTTATTGAGCTGTCCCAGCAGATCAACATGAACC TGGGTGGCCATGTGGATTTTGATGACTTCGTGGAGTTAATGGGACCTAAACTCCTGGCGGAGACGGCAGATATGATTGGAGTAAAGGAGCTGCGAGATGCTTTCCGAGAG TTTGACACCAATGGTGATGGAGAGATAAGCACCAGTGAGTTACGGGAGGCCATGAGGAAACTCCTGGGTCACCAGGTGGGACATCGAGACATAGAGGAAATTATCCGAGATGTGGACCTCAATGGGGATGGACGAGTGGACTTTGAAG AGTTTGTCCGGATGATGTCCCGCTGA
- the CABP1 gene encoding calcium-binding protein 1 isoform X5, which yields MGNCVKSPLRNLSRKDRSLRPEEIEELREAFREFDKDKDGYINCRDLGNCMRTMGYMPTEMELIELSQQINMNLGGHVDFDDFVELMGPKLLAETADMIGVKELRDAFREFDTNGDGEISTSELREAMRKLLGHQVGHRDIEEIIRDVDLNGDGRVDFEEFVRMMSR from the exons GACAGATCACTGCGGCCGGAGGAGATTGAAG AGCTCCGGGAGGCCTTCAGAGAATTTGACAAGGACAAGGACGGCTACATCAACTGCCGGGACCTGGGCAACTGCATGCGCACCATGGGCTACATGCCCACCGAGATGGAGCTTATTGAGCTGTCCCAGCAGATCAACATGAACC TGGGTGGCCATGTGGATTTTGATGACTTCGTGGAGTTAATGGGACCTAAACTCCTGGCGGAGACGGCAGATATGATTGGAGTAAAGGAGCTGCGAGATGCTTTCCGAGAG TTTGACACCAATGGTGATGGAGAGATAAGCACCAGTGAGTTACGGGAGGCCATGAGGAAACTCCTGGGTCACCAGGTGGGACATCGAGACATAGAGGAAATTATCCGAGATGTGGACCTCAATGGGGATGGACGAGTGGACTTTGAAG AGTTTGTCCGGATGATGTCCCGCTGA